From Saccharomycodes ludwigii strain NBRC 1722 chromosome IV, whole genome shotgun sequence, one genomic window encodes:
- the ERV46 gene encoding retrograde cargo receptor ERV46 (similar to Saccharomyces cerevisiae YAL042W | ERV46 | ER Vesicle): MKSKLTLLDVFNKTEEDVRLRTRSGGLITLGCLFTVFLLLYSEWKQFNTITTHPSLVVDRDRNLKLDINLDVTFPHMPCELLSLDIMDDSGEVQLDLLSSIFAKTRLDSDGNILDKEVPFDTTDDTKELVPEDYCGPCYGARDQNNNDNLPKEQKVCCQTCDQVKEAYVNAGWAFYDGRDIEQCEKEGYVKRVEETINEGCRIQGTAKLNRIQGNLHFAPGKPYKNPINGNGHFHDVSLYNKFPNLNFNHIIHELSFGPKNTKNDQVLSRPLNGHEEIHMDNAHNIHYSYFTKIVPTRFEYIDGTKLETTQYSATMHERPVEGGRDEDHPNTVHSRGGIPSLFVFFEMGPLKVINKEEFKMTWASFILNCITSIGGVLAVGTVVDKMTYKAAQYIRQKKDL; the protein is encoded by the coding sequence atgaAAAGCAAATTAACTTTATTGGAcgtatttaataaaactgaAGAAGATGTTCGTTTGAGAACTAGGTCGGGAGGATTAATAACACTAGGTTGTTTATTTACTGTATTCCTATTATTGTATAGTGAATGGAAGCAATTTAATACAATTACTACCCATCCAAGCTTGGTGGTTGATAGAGATCgcaatttaaaattagatATAAATTTGGATGTAACCTTTCCTCATATGCCATGTGAATTATTGAGTTTAGATATCATGGATGATTCTGGTGAAGTTCAGTTAGATTTATTGTCTTCAATTTTTGCTAAAACCCGATTAGATTCTGATGGTAATATTTTGGATAAAGAAGTTCCATTTGATACTACCGATGACACTAAAGAATTAGTACCGGAAGATTATTGTGGTCCTTGTTATGGTGCCCGGgaccaaaataataacgataatTTACCCAAGGAACAAAAAGTTTGTTGTCAGACTTGTGATCAAGTTAAAGAAGCATATGTTAATGCAGGCTGGGCCTTTTATGATGGCCGTGATATCGAACAATGTGAAAAAGAAGGATATGTTAAAAGAGTTGAAGAGACTATCAATGAAGGCTGTCGAATCCAAGGTACCGCTAAATTGAACAGAATTCAAGGTAATCTCCATTTTGCTCCAGGGAAGCCATACAAAAATCCAATTAATGGTAACGGTCACTTTCATGATGTTTCCTTGTACAATAAGTTTCCtaatttaaatttcaaCCATATCATTCATGAATTAAGTTTTGGACCAAAGAATACTAAAAATGACCAAGTTTTATCCAGACCTTTGAATGGACATGAAGAAATACATATGGACAACGCACACAATATTCATTATTCCTATTTCACTAAGATTGTGCCAACTAGATTTGAATATATTGATGGTACAAAATTGGAAACTACACAGTACAGTGCCACAATGCACGAAAGACCAGTTGAAGGGGGTAGAGACGAAGATCACCCTAATACTGTTCATAGCAGGGGCGGTATTCCaagtttatttgtattttttgaGATGGGACCATTAAAAGTTATTAACAAGGAAGAGTTTAAAATGACCTGGgcttcttttattttgaacTGCATTACCTCGATTGGTGGTGTTTTAGCTGTTGGTACAGTTGTTGATAAAATGACATATAAAGCTGCACAATATataagacaaaaaaaagatttgtga